A single window of Coffea eugenioides isolate CCC68of chromosome 7, Ceug_1.0, whole genome shotgun sequence DNA harbors:
- the LOC113777078 gene encoding putative late blight resistance protein homolog R1A-3 has translation MEISCSSSRSCFELALDYLRCLHDTTKGCGYRISKLEMGVRLLQSFDLYLTKCRRRRRNHETCLDQDEEEKDVTSSRIQDLIIRRMQNLEFACSGSPDSTRIASELTMFLKAIKLFFETDINESCINYLLDCYWLRDPELVIDFIDSVSENLKEINNFNFKRLDEQLMFLKSFIRFAMLRGVEGQQLIDLLIHTEVASINALRLASIWLSEGIRYNDPEAKVQISRLISEKINPTEPQVLETYIHVLTASKLSISSDTSALEKSKQTVADFMDRLVQNTAELLQPCTSTPVPIMNQMLKIVQGLRFLTILLGDQEKFKELWHEMKNIIGVVACDAAVVIFSLSVNQIEEGLAKETDLALFHLLKVLKLIRAEFTQVYPLTSVSGFGFPRTNELGSIDFFLTNLKELARHDEINDSIASPVDKIQTIQKDFEFLRSFLEKIKEQRNQNEKLQVFWSHVMEIAYKAEFVIDSTLVGDRREYCLDDVARDINVLKIEAQEIYDSISYVGETTKGVTKTFTRVPSQVTVATYNEDLVPLDDEVKTITDSLTRGGSRQLDVVSIVGMPGIGKTTLANIVYNSPSVMLHFNLRAWCTVSQAYGMHNMLVQLLGSIDSEKLEQYEKMDENDLAVKLKQVLLRNKYLLVLDDLWDTKAWYLLERSLLNDANGSRILITSRLQNLSLQFEPHSRVHHLRRLTDEESWNLLQKKLFGKEGCPPRLSGVASQIAKSCRGLPLTIVLVAGILASTAKDCWEEVAKSLTSSIVLDEEYCMKTLELSYNHLPDDLKPCLLYFGAFQEDKNVPVRKLLWLWISEGFMRKTEEKSLKDVADDYLKDLVDRSLVMVSEQRTMGGVKACRLHDLVHEFCVKKAKEENFLHVLHSQNGPFVLTSPSNLHRVCNPMNGELMLEFSNVRSLLLFKGDDLGFWLPELLRVLDLGELEFVAHFPMEVFSLAHLRYLALRTRKVNFIPAAIANLSRLQTFLLRGNKADCLLPNTIWNIKTLRHLWTPDSTLGFIFPVENLEVSPGLDHLDSLSLAIDPSSQSLQKILTKLPNIRRLRCTMTESREEPTGTGDGIFVFDCLSQLESLTLCFCHGYRFKFPLNLKKLTLLATDPPWSEISTIGKLPKLEVLKLLSYYYSSPGEEWEMKEEEFPKLRVLKLSHLRDFRSWTASSDNFPRLEKLVVHDCENLEEVPSCLGECLTLEMIEVKRCRQSVVSSVKQIQQEQIDMGNEVLKILIEKCVDT, from the coding sequence ATGGAGATATCCTGCAGCAGTAGCCGTAGTTGCTTCGAGCTCGCTCTAGACTATCTTCGCTGCTTGCATGATACCACCAAAGGGTGCGGGTATCGTATCTCGAAGCTGGAGATGGGGGTGAGACTATTACAAAGCTTTGATCTGTATCTGACAAAGTGTAGGAGGCGGAGGAGGAACCATGAAACCTGTTTGGACCAAGATGAGGAGGAGAAGGATGTTACGTCTTCCAGAATTCAAGATCTGATTATCAGGAGAATGCAAAATCTTGAATTTGCTTGCAGCGGATCGCCTGATTCGACTCGCATTGCAAGTGAGCTCACCATGTTTCTGAAAGCAATCAAGTTGTTTTTCGAAACAGATATCAACGAATCATGCATCAACTATCTGCTGGACTGTTATTGGCTGCGAGATCCAGAGCTAGTTATTGATTTCATCGATTCTGTTTCCGAGAATCTGAAGGAAATTAACAATTTCAATTTCAAACGCCTTGACGAGCAGCTAATGTTCTTGAAGAGTTTCATTCGCTTTGCTATGCTTCGCGGTGTCGAGGGTCAGCAATTGATAGATCTCTTGATTCATACTGAAGTGGCGTCTATCAACGCATTACGCCTGGCTTCTATATGGTTGTCTGAGGGTATCAGATATAATGATCCTGAAGCAAAAGTTCAAATTTCACGGCTAATAAGTGAGAAGATTAATCCCACTGAGCCCCAAGTCCTAGAAACTTACATCCATGTCTTGACTGCTTCAAAGTTATCAATATCATCAGACACTTCAGCTCTGGAGAAGAGTAAGCAAACAGTAGCTGACTTTATGGATCGTCTCGTTCAGAATACTGCGGAGCTACTACAACCTTGTACCAGTACTCCAGTCCCGATTATGAATCAAATGCTCAAAATTGTTCAGGGGCTAAGATTCCTGACAATCCTTCTTGGTGATCAGGAGAAGTTCAAAGAGCTATGGCATGAAATGAAGAATATTATTGGAGTTGTGGCCTGTGATGCAGCGGTTgtaattttctctctttctgtGAATCAAATCGAAGAAGGCTTGGCCAAGGAAACCGATCTTGCTCTTTTTCATTTGCTCAAAGTGCTCAAGCTTATCAGGGCAGAATTTACACAGGTCTATCCACTAACATCAGTATCGGGATTTGGTTTTCCTAGGACCAATGAATTGGGCTCTATTGATTTTTTCCTAACAAATCTGAAGGAACTGGCAAGGCATGATGAAATTAATGATTCAATCGCTTCCCCAGTGGATAAAATCCAGACAATCcagaaagattttgaatttttaagaTCTTTCTTGGAGAAAATCAAGGAGCAGCGCAATCAGAACGAAAAACTTCAAGTTTTCTGGAGTCATGTTATGGAGATTGCATATAAAGCAGAGTTTGTGATTGACTCGACACTTGTTGGTGATAGACGTGAATATTGTTTGGATGATGTTGCCAGAGACATCAATGTTCTGAAGATTGAGGCTCAAGAGATCTATGATAGCATAAGCTATGTTGGTGAAACCACCAAGGGAGTTACCAAGACTTTCACTCGCGTGCCGTCACAAGTTACTGTCGCCACGTACAATGAAGATCTGGTGCCTCTCGACGACGAGGTGAAAACTATCACTGATAGTCTTACAAGAGGAGGATCAAGGCAGTTGGATGTTGTTTCCATCGTGGGTATGCCTGGGATTGGTAAGACCACATTAGCCAATATAGTTTACAATTCTCCATCAGTAATGTTGCATTTCAATCTTCGTGCTTGGTGCACTGTTTCTCAAGCATATGGTATGCACAACATGTTAGTTCAGCTATTGGGTAGTATTGATTCTGAGAAACTTGAACAATATGAAAAGATGGATGAAAATGATTTGGCTGTAAAGCTAAAACAAGTTTTGTTGAGAAATAAGTATCTCTTGGTTTTGGATGATTTGTGGGACACTAAGGCTTGGTATTTGTTGGAGAGATCATTGCTCAATGATGCCAATGGAAGCAGGATTCTCATCACGAGCAGATTGCAGAATTTGTCTCTGCAATTCGAACCTCATAGCAGGGTTCACCATCTCCGCCGGCTTACCGACGAAGAGAGTTGGAATTTGCTGCAAAAAAAGCTATTTGGCAAAGAAGGTTGTCCTCCAAGACTAAGTGGAGTTGCATCTCAAATAGCAAAATCTTGTAGGGGCTTACCTCTCACAATTGTCCTTGTTGCTGGAATTCTTGCTAGTACTGCAAAGGACTGCTGGGAAGAAGTTGCAAAGAGTCTAACTTCCAGTATTGTCCTTGATGAAGAATACTGCATGAAGACGCTTGAGTTGAGTTACAATCATTTACCGGATGATTTGAAGCCATGCCTTCTTTACTTTGGTGCATttcaagaagataaaaatgttcctGTCCGAAAGTTGTTATGGCTCTGGATCTCTGAAGGCTTCATGCGGAAGACTGAAGAAAAGAGCTTAAAGGATGTGGCAGATGACTATTTGAAGGATCTGGTTGATAGAAGTTTAGTCATGGTTTCCGAACAAAGAACTATGGGTGGTGTCAAAGCCTGCCGACTTCACGATTTGGTACATGAGTTTTGTGTGAAAAAAGCCAAAGAAGAAAACTTTCTACATGTTTTGCATAGTCAGAATGGTCCTTTTGTTCTTACTAGCCCAAGCAACCTCCACCGAGTTTGTAATCCAATGAATGGGGAGTTAATGCTAGAATTTTCCAATGTACGCAGTTTGTTATTGTTTAAGGGGGATGATTTGGGGTTTTGGTTACCTGAACTTCTAAGAGTGTTGGATTTGGGGGAATTGGAGTTTGTTGCACATTTTCCAATGGAAGTATTTTCGCTTGCTCACTTGAGATACTTGGCTCTTCGTACTAGAAAAGTAAATTTCATCCCAGCTGCAATAGCTAACCTCTCAAGGTTACAAACTTTTCTGCTACGAGGAAACAAAGCTGATTGTTTGTTACCCAATACTATCTGGAACATTAAGACATTGAGGCATCTATGGACTCCAGATTCCACTTTGGGTTTTATTTTTCCTGTTGAAAATCTTGAAGTATCCCCAGGTTTAGATCATTTAGACAGTTTAAGCCTTGCCATTGATCCCTCCTCTCAAAGCTTGCAAAAGATACTGACAAAGTTACCAAACATCCGCAGGCTAAGATGTACGATGACGGAATCAAGAGAAGAACCTACGGGAACTGGCGATGGGATTTTCGTGTTTGACTGTTTGAGTCAACTAGAATCACTTACTCTGTGTTTCTGTCATGGATATAGATTTAAATTCCCattgaatttgaagaagttgaCACTCCTAGCGACTGATCCGCCATGGAGTGAAATCTCAACAATTGGAAAGTTGCCCAAGCTTGAAGTGCTTAAATTACTCTCTTATTATTACAGCTCCCCTGGCGAAGAATGGGAAATGAAAGAAGAGGAGTTCCCTAAGCTCCGAGTCTTGAAATTGTCACACTTGCGGGACTTTCGCAGCTGGACTGCATCTTCTGATAATTTTCCCCGTCTTGAGAAATTGGTTGTGCACGATTGTGAGAATTTGGAAGAGGTGCCTTCCTGTTTAGGGGAATGTCTGACTCttgaaatgattgaggtgaaacGATGTCGCCAGTCTGTTGTAAGTTCAGTGAAGCAAATTCAACAAGAACAGATAGATATGGGAAATGAAGTGCTAAAGATCTTAATCGAAAAGTGTGTTGATACTTGA